One part of the Lycium ferocissimum isolate CSIRO_LF1 chromosome 8, AGI_CSIRO_Lferr_CH_V1, whole genome shotgun sequence genome encodes these proteins:
- the LOC132068128 gene encoding nuclear pore complex protein NUP1-like isoform X2 has protein sequence MAAAGDGGTATSSAYESGGGGGGAGGKFKRRPFRKNQSTPYDRPSTALRNPSWLTKLVVDPATKLITSSAKRFFSSIFQKRLTAAPTPLPRHPEARQEPKDVQQESCPNDHAGAVVVTGHEVFNAACSTEDSAFSELEQLLKQKTFSRAEIDRLTELLRSKTVDTPAGNDKSVVATPVTSCRVPKGSAASPAELAKAYMGTRPSKVSPSILSSQSQVVRVDTPLLKNVAYSQNVPITSMTTKTAGVVGVRANGFTTPRSRGRSAIYHMARTPYSRLRQTDGQMANSSTYNAHSGPSLSESVLEHNGYFGSKQPLKRRSSVLEDDIGSVVPMRRTRQKPNLLSHGVSCPSPGDNDVPTRYVHVPPKPSETAAKILEHLENPTPKEKSSESRLAAGKDKTPKKLTPNMLRGQALKSLESLDSPKLLQSAQDSHKLENWSKVVPTNAHDSSLQKQGKIEQHRQNKSINGSIVVVKNNEKKSFEDAQHAQPGVETADSLDQQSSAQPQKKHAFRMSALEDSFEMDEDINSDKSASQLAEGGDKMGISGAEKKSLSTDDALNKPAALFETKATLGILNKRTDRESPDAAVVSVNSTSFLPSSDPLSPEVVPPSFGSNKSKESSGDKVPALLFSSSVPLSGSRPESSSSLPNPAFGLAGAPSELVESDNSQKDGESNGKLEPLSSGLSPSILFAAPSSTSSVSNGQFAPSPAISSTSLLASSNSPKDVQSGSSGEAAPSTSISAAVGSTTGNSITSGGGLFGFAAASSVSTEPLVKFGTSEVPPVSTASSADNADLKTKATNFGNLSSSSPFVGSSFASTSPGNSIFGFSSSGMSTVTTASVQSQSAVFSTGAQSLVSAQTSHAGSDNTSVSQSGPAHFASSTTSPEVVNSGMTSFSSVGSASSNTGIVSAAASNSTPVSSSASAFGNFSFGASSSASCTVGSSVVPSCGTTQLAFAFGASPAVSGDTTALATSSNASSAVFSFGINSSSSSTNVVDTFTRPSPSTFNFGGSSAASSLNNVSTSNSAAPGVFSFGGGSSASSTNTISTSTSAPPGIFSFGGSSLASSTNTVSTSTIAPASVFSFGASSSGSSTNTVSTSTSATPGIFSFGASSSASSTNAVNASSTASPSPFAFGASSASSQTPSTAGIFGSNLQAPKSPGFSSPFSSATPTAFAFGASSSSFTAPTTTAVVFGSAPSSTPSGPAFSFGSTLTNSSSQPIFGNSTSPFTAPPGNNNQMNTMEDSMAEDTMHASSPAVSFGQPSVSPSPGDFVFGSTPSPFQFGGQQSQPAAQNPSPFAASGSLGAGGSFSLGSSGPDKSGRKIVKVSRNKNRRK, from the exons ATGGCGGCGGCGGGAGACGGCGGAACGGCGACTTCCTCAGCCTACGAaagcggcggcggcggcggcggagCAGGAGGAAAGTTCAAAAGACGGCCGTTCCGTAAGAACCAATCTACACCGTACGATCGCCCATCAACGGCTCTACGGAACCCTAGTTGGCTTACAAAACTCGTTGTGGATCCTGCTACGAAGCTTATAACTTCTAGTGCTAAACGGTTCTTTTCTTCGATTTTTCAAAAACGTCTTACCGCTGCTCCAACGCCATTGCCACGTCATCCAG AAGCAAGACAAGAACCAAAGGATGTGCAGCAGGAGTCTTGTCCTAAT GATCATGCTGGAGCAGTAGTAGTCACTGGACATGAAGTTTTCAACGCAGCATGCAGCACCGAGGACAGTGCATTCTCAGAGCTTGAGCAACTGTTAAAACAAAAGACATTCAGCAG AGCTGAAATTGACCGCTTGACAGAACTTTTGCGATCCAAAACTGTAGATACTCCTGCTGGGAATGATAAGAGCGTTGTTGCTACTCCAGTCACAAGTTGCAGA GTTCCTAAAGGGAGTGCTGCATCTCCTGCTGAACTTGCAAAAGCTTACATGGGCACTAGGCCATCAAAGGTGTCGCCTTCAATTCTGAGTTCGCAAAGTCAAGTTGTGAGAGTAGATACGCCACTGCTAAAAAATGTAGCATATTCCCAAAATGTGCCTATTACATCAATGACAACAAAGACTGCTGGTGTTGTTGGGGTTCGAGCAAATGGATTTACCACTCCAAGGTCTCGTGGAAGATCTGCAATATACCACATGGCTCGCACGCCGTACTCCAGACTTCGTCAAACTGATGGTCAAATG GCTAATAGCTCCACATATAATGCTCATAGCGGACCTTCTTTATCTGAGTCAGTCTTGGAGCATAATGGATATTTTGGCTCTAAACAG CCCCTCAAACGGAGAAGTTCTGTTCTAGAAGATGATATCGGATCTGTTGTCCCCATGCGTAGGACTCGACAGAAACCGAATCTCCTATCTCATGGAGTTTCATGTCCTAGTCCTGGAGATAATGATGTGCCTACAAGGTATGTTCACGTCCCTCCCAAGCCTAGTGAGACAGCTGCAAAGATATTGGAGCATCTTGAAAATCCGACCCCAAAGGAGAAGTCATCAGAATCGAGACTAGCTGCAGGGAAAGATAAAACACCCAAGAAATTGACACCGAACATGCTCCGTGGACAAGCTCTTAAAAGCTTGGAGTCTTTGGATTCGCCCAAGTTGCTACAGAGTGCTCAAGACAGCCATAAGTTGGAGAATTGGTCTAAAGTTGTTCCAACCAATGCCCATGATTCTAGTTTGCAGAAGCAAGGCAAAATAGAGCAACATCggcaaaataaatccatcaacgGGTCAATTGTTGTAGTGaagaataatgaaaaaaaatcatttgaagATGCTCAACATGCTCAACCAGGTGTGGAAACTGCTGATTCACTGGATCAACAGTCTTCAGCTCAACCTCAGAAGAAGCACGCTTTTAGGATGAGTGCACTTGAG GACTCTTTTGAGATGGATGAGGACATAAACTCTGACAAGTCTGCATCTCAATTGGCTGAAGGGGGAGATAAGATGGGTATATCTGGTGCTGAAAAGAAGTCCCTGTCTACTGATGACGCCCTGAACAAACCTGCTGCTCTTTTTGAAACGAAGGCCACCCTGGGGATTTTGAACAAAAGAACTGATAGGGAGTCTCCTGATGCTGCTGTTGTCAGTGTCAACAGCACTAGTTTCCTGCCCAGTTCCGATCCCCTGTCACCAGAGGTTGTCCCACCATCATTtggatcaaacaaatcaaaggAGTCAAGTGGTGACAAGGTCCCAGCACTTCTATTTTCATCGTCAGTCCCTCTCTCAGGGTCAAGGCCAGAAAGCTCAAGCAG CTTACCCAACCCTGCTTTTGGCCTGGCTGGTGCTCCATCAGAACTCGTTGAGTCGGATAACTCACAGAAGGATGGGGAGAGCAATGGGAAATTAGAACCTTTATCATCTGGTTTATCACCTTCAATTTTATTTGCTGCTCCATCAAGCACTTCTAGCGTCAGTAATGGACAGTTCGCACCTAGTCCTGCTATCTCATCCACCTCTCTCTTGGCTTCAAGTAATTCTCCAAAGGATGTTCAATCTGGCAGTTCAGGTGAGGCTGCCCCTTCCACAAGCATCTCAGCTGCTGTTGGCAGCACAACAGGCAACTCTATTACCTCAGGTGGCGGTCTGTTTGGTTTCGCTGCAGCATCTTCAGTATCGACTGAACCTCTTGTCAAATTTGGGACCTCTGAAGTTCCACCAGTATCAACAGCTTCCAGTGCAGACAATGCAGACCTGAAAACCAAAGCAACTAATTTTGGCAACTTGAGCAGCAGTTCACCATTTGTGGGCTCATCATTTGCATCTACAAGTCCTGGAAATAGTATTTTTGGTTTTAGTTCATCAGGAATGTCAACAGTTACTACAGCTAGTGTCCAGTCTCAGAGTGCTGTTTTCAGCACTGGAGCTCAGTCACTTGTTAGTGCTCAAACGTCTCATGCTGGATCAGACAATACCAGTGTCTCACAGAGCGGTCCTGCTCATTTTGCATCATCTACTACATCACCAGAAGTGGTAAACTCTGGAATGACATCTTTCTCCTCAGTTGGTTCTGCTTCAAGTAATACAGGCATAGTTTCTGCTGCTGCTTCAAATAGCACCCCCGTTAGCTCCAGTGCTTCTGcttttggaaattttagttTTGGGGCAAGTTCTTCAGCCTCATGTACGGTGGGCAGTTCAGTCGTCCCTAGTTGTGGGACAACTCAGCTGGCGTTTGCTTTTGGTGCTAGTCCTGCAGTTTCTGGAGACACAACTGCACTTGCCACTTCCAGTAATGCTTCTTCTGCTGTATTTAGTTTTGGTATTAATTCTTCATCTTCCTCGACAAATGTCGTTGACACCTTTACCCGTCCTAGTCCTAGCACATTTAATTTTGGTGGTAGTTCTGCAGCTTCCTCCTTGAACAATGTCAGCACGTCTAATAGTGCTGCTCCTGGAGTATTTAGTTTCGGTGGTGGTTCTTCAGCTTCTTCAACAAATACTATCAGCACCTCCACTAGTGCTCCTCCTGGCATATTTAGTTTTGGTGGTAGTTCTTTGGCTTCCTCAACGAATACTGTCAGCACTTCTACCATTGCTCCCGCCAGCGTATTTAGTTTTGGTGCTAGCTCTTCAG GTTCGTCAACGAATACTGTCAGCACCTCCACTAGTGCTACCCCCGGCATATTTAGTTTTGGTGCTAGCTCTTCAGCTTCGTCAACAAATGCTGTCAATGCCAGCAGCACAGCCAGTCCTAGTCCATTTGCTTTTGGTGCCAGTTCTGCCTCTTCACAAACTCCCAGTACTGCTGGAATTTTCGGTTCCAATTTGCAGGCCCCAAAGTCTCCAGGCTTTAGTTCCCCATTTAGTTCTGCTACCCCTACTGCATTTGCATTTGGAGCATCTTCGTCTTCTTTTACTGCTCCAACCACTACAGCGGTGGTCTTTGGATCAGCACCCAGTAGCACCCCTAGTGGACCAGCCTTTtcatttggttcaactttgacaAACTCGTCTTCGCAGCCCATATTTGGGAACTCTACTTCTCCTTTTACTGCGCCTCCTGGGAACAATAACCAGATGAACACAATGGAAGACAGCATGGCCGAGGACACAATGCATGCATCTTCCCCTGCAGTTTCATTTGGTCAACCTTCTGTCTCGCCCTCTCCTGGTGATTTTGTATTTGGTTCAACACCTAGTCCATTCCAGTTTGGCGGCCAGCAGAGTCAGCCTGCTGCTCAGAACCCATCTCCATTTGCAGCATCAGGCAGTTTAGGTGCTGGAGGAAGTTTCTCATTGGGTAGCAGTGGTCCTGACAAATCAGGTCGAAAGATTGTCAAAGTTAGTAGAAATAAGAACAGAAGGAAGTGA
- the LOC132068128 gene encoding nuclear pore complex protein NUP1-like isoform X1 — translation MAAAGDGGTATSSAYESGGGGGGAGGKFKRRPFRKNQSTPYDRPSTALRNPSWLTKLVVDPATKLITSSAKRFFSSIFQKRLTAAPTPLPRHPEARQEPKDVQQESCPNDHAGAVVVTGHEVFNAACSTEDSAFSELEQLLKQKTFSRAEIDRLTELLRSKTVDTPAGNDKSVVATPVTSCRVPKGSAASPAELAKAYMGTRPSKVSPSILSSQSQVVRVDTPLLKNVAYSQNVPITSMTTKTAGVVGVRANGFTTPRSRGRSAIYHMARTPYSRLRQTDGQMANSSTYNAHSGPSLSESVLEHNGYFGSKQPLKRRSSVLEDDIGSVVPMRRTRQKPNLLSHGVSCPSPGDNDVPTRYVHVPPKPSETAAKILEHLENPTPKEKSSESRLAAGKDKTPKKLTPNMLRGQALKSLESLDSPKLLQSAQDSHKLENWSKVVPTNAHDSSLQKQGKIEQHRQNKSINGSIVVVKNNEKKSFEDAQHAQPGVETADSLDQQSSAQPQKKHAFRMSALEDSFEMDEDINSDKSASQLAEGGDKMGISGAEKKSLSTDDALNKPAALFETKATLGILNKRTDRESPDAAVVSVNSTSFLPSSDPLSPEVVPPSFGSNKSKESSGDKVPALLFSSSVPLSGSRPESSSSLPNPAFGLAGAPSELVESDNSQKDGESNGKLEPLSSGLSPSILFAAPSSTSSVSNGQFAPSPAISSTSLLASSNSPKDVQSGSSGEAAPSTSISAAVGSTTGNSITSGGGLFGFAAASSVSTEPLVKFGTSEVPPVSTASSADNADLKTKATNFGNLSSSSPFVGSSFASTSPGNSIFGFSSSGMSTVTTASVQSQSAVFSTGAQSLVSAQTSHAGSDNTSVSQSGPAHFASSTTSPEVVNSGMTSFSSVGSASSNTGIVSAAASNSTPVSSSASAFGNFSFGASSSASCTVGSSVVPSCGTTQLAFAFGASPAVSGDTTALATSSNASSAVFSFGINSSSSSTNVVDTFTRPSPSTFNFGGSSAASSLNNVSTSNSAAPGVFSFGGGSSASSTNTISTSTSAPPGIFSFGGSSLASSTNTVSTSTIAPASVFSFGASSSGSSTNTVSTSTIASASVFSFGASSSGSSTNTVSTSTSATPGIFSFGASSSASSTNAVNASSTASPSPFAFGASSASSQTPSTAGIFGSNLQAPKSPGFSSPFSSATPTAFAFGASSSSFTAPTTTAVVFGSAPSSTPSGPAFSFGSTLTNSSSQPIFGNSTSPFTAPPGNNNQMNTMEDSMAEDTMHASSPAVSFGQPSVSPSPGDFVFGSTPSPFQFGGQQSQPAAQNPSPFAASGSLGAGGSFSLGSSGPDKSGRKIVKVSRNKNRRK, via the exons ATGGCGGCGGCGGGAGACGGCGGAACGGCGACTTCCTCAGCCTACGAaagcggcggcggcggcggcggagCAGGAGGAAAGTTCAAAAGACGGCCGTTCCGTAAGAACCAATCTACACCGTACGATCGCCCATCAACGGCTCTACGGAACCCTAGTTGGCTTACAAAACTCGTTGTGGATCCTGCTACGAAGCTTATAACTTCTAGTGCTAAACGGTTCTTTTCTTCGATTTTTCAAAAACGTCTTACCGCTGCTCCAACGCCATTGCCACGTCATCCAG AAGCAAGACAAGAACCAAAGGATGTGCAGCAGGAGTCTTGTCCTAAT GATCATGCTGGAGCAGTAGTAGTCACTGGACATGAAGTTTTCAACGCAGCATGCAGCACCGAGGACAGTGCATTCTCAGAGCTTGAGCAACTGTTAAAACAAAAGACATTCAGCAG AGCTGAAATTGACCGCTTGACAGAACTTTTGCGATCCAAAACTGTAGATACTCCTGCTGGGAATGATAAGAGCGTTGTTGCTACTCCAGTCACAAGTTGCAGA GTTCCTAAAGGGAGTGCTGCATCTCCTGCTGAACTTGCAAAAGCTTACATGGGCACTAGGCCATCAAAGGTGTCGCCTTCAATTCTGAGTTCGCAAAGTCAAGTTGTGAGAGTAGATACGCCACTGCTAAAAAATGTAGCATATTCCCAAAATGTGCCTATTACATCAATGACAACAAAGACTGCTGGTGTTGTTGGGGTTCGAGCAAATGGATTTACCACTCCAAGGTCTCGTGGAAGATCTGCAATATACCACATGGCTCGCACGCCGTACTCCAGACTTCGTCAAACTGATGGTCAAATG GCTAATAGCTCCACATATAATGCTCATAGCGGACCTTCTTTATCTGAGTCAGTCTTGGAGCATAATGGATATTTTGGCTCTAAACAG CCCCTCAAACGGAGAAGTTCTGTTCTAGAAGATGATATCGGATCTGTTGTCCCCATGCGTAGGACTCGACAGAAACCGAATCTCCTATCTCATGGAGTTTCATGTCCTAGTCCTGGAGATAATGATGTGCCTACAAGGTATGTTCACGTCCCTCCCAAGCCTAGTGAGACAGCTGCAAAGATATTGGAGCATCTTGAAAATCCGACCCCAAAGGAGAAGTCATCAGAATCGAGACTAGCTGCAGGGAAAGATAAAACACCCAAGAAATTGACACCGAACATGCTCCGTGGACAAGCTCTTAAAAGCTTGGAGTCTTTGGATTCGCCCAAGTTGCTACAGAGTGCTCAAGACAGCCATAAGTTGGAGAATTGGTCTAAAGTTGTTCCAACCAATGCCCATGATTCTAGTTTGCAGAAGCAAGGCAAAATAGAGCAACATCggcaaaataaatccatcaacgGGTCAATTGTTGTAGTGaagaataatgaaaaaaaatcatttgaagATGCTCAACATGCTCAACCAGGTGTGGAAACTGCTGATTCACTGGATCAACAGTCTTCAGCTCAACCTCAGAAGAAGCACGCTTTTAGGATGAGTGCACTTGAG GACTCTTTTGAGATGGATGAGGACATAAACTCTGACAAGTCTGCATCTCAATTGGCTGAAGGGGGAGATAAGATGGGTATATCTGGTGCTGAAAAGAAGTCCCTGTCTACTGATGACGCCCTGAACAAACCTGCTGCTCTTTTTGAAACGAAGGCCACCCTGGGGATTTTGAACAAAAGAACTGATAGGGAGTCTCCTGATGCTGCTGTTGTCAGTGTCAACAGCACTAGTTTCCTGCCCAGTTCCGATCCCCTGTCACCAGAGGTTGTCCCACCATCATTtggatcaaacaaatcaaaggAGTCAAGTGGTGACAAGGTCCCAGCACTTCTATTTTCATCGTCAGTCCCTCTCTCAGGGTCAAGGCCAGAAAGCTCAAGCAG CTTACCCAACCCTGCTTTTGGCCTGGCTGGTGCTCCATCAGAACTCGTTGAGTCGGATAACTCACAGAAGGATGGGGAGAGCAATGGGAAATTAGAACCTTTATCATCTGGTTTATCACCTTCAATTTTATTTGCTGCTCCATCAAGCACTTCTAGCGTCAGTAATGGACAGTTCGCACCTAGTCCTGCTATCTCATCCACCTCTCTCTTGGCTTCAAGTAATTCTCCAAAGGATGTTCAATCTGGCAGTTCAGGTGAGGCTGCCCCTTCCACAAGCATCTCAGCTGCTGTTGGCAGCACAACAGGCAACTCTATTACCTCAGGTGGCGGTCTGTTTGGTTTCGCTGCAGCATCTTCAGTATCGACTGAACCTCTTGTCAAATTTGGGACCTCTGAAGTTCCACCAGTATCAACAGCTTCCAGTGCAGACAATGCAGACCTGAAAACCAAAGCAACTAATTTTGGCAACTTGAGCAGCAGTTCACCATTTGTGGGCTCATCATTTGCATCTACAAGTCCTGGAAATAGTATTTTTGGTTTTAGTTCATCAGGAATGTCAACAGTTACTACAGCTAGTGTCCAGTCTCAGAGTGCTGTTTTCAGCACTGGAGCTCAGTCACTTGTTAGTGCTCAAACGTCTCATGCTGGATCAGACAATACCAGTGTCTCACAGAGCGGTCCTGCTCATTTTGCATCATCTACTACATCACCAGAAGTGGTAAACTCTGGAATGACATCTTTCTCCTCAGTTGGTTCTGCTTCAAGTAATACAGGCATAGTTTCTGCTGCTGCTTCAAATAGCACCCCCGTTAGCTCCAGTGCTTCTGcttttggaaattttagttTTGGGGCAAGTTCTTCAGCCTCATGTACGGTGGGCAGTTCAGTCGTCCCTAGTTGTGGGACAACTCAGCTGGCGTTTGCTTTTGGTGCTAGTCCTGCAGTTTCTGGAGACACAACTGCACTTGCCACTTCCAGTAATGCTTCTTCTGCTGTATTTAGTTTTGGTATTAATTCTTCATCTTCCTCGACAAATGTCGTTGACACCTTTACCCGTCCTAGTCCTAGCACATTTAATTTTGGTGGTAGTTCTGCAGCTTCCTCCTTGAACAATGTCAGCACGTCTAATAGTGCTGCTCCTGGAGTATTTAGTTTCGGTGGTGGTTCTTCAGCTTCTTCAACAAATACTATCAGCACCTCCACTAGTGCTCCTCCTGGCATATTTAGTTTTGGTGGTAGTTCTTTGGCTTCCTCAACGAATACTGTCAGCACTTCTACCATTGCTCCCGCCAGCGTATTTAGTTTTGGTGCTAGCTCTTCAGGTTCGTCAACGAATACTGTCAGCACTTCTACCATTGCTTCCGCCAGCGTATTTAGTTTTGGTGCTAGCTCCTCAGGTTCGTCAACGAATACTGTCAGCACCTCCACTAGTGCTACCCCCGGCATATTTAGTTTTGGTGCTAGCTCTTCAGCTTCGTCAACAAATGCTGTCAATGCCAGCAGCACAGCCAGTCCTAGTCCATTTGCTTTTGGTGCCAGTTCTGCCTCTTCACAAACTCCCAGTACTGCTGGAATTTTCGGTTCCAATTTGCAGGCCCCAAAGTCTCCAGGCTTTAGTTCCCCATTTAGTTCTGCTACCCCTACTGCATTTGCATTTGGAGCATCTTCGTCTTCTTTTACTGCTCCAACCACTACAGCGGTGGTCTTTGGATCAGCACCCAGTAGCACCCCTAGTGGACCAGCCTTTtcatttggttcaactttgacaAACTCGTCTTCGCAGCCCATATTTGGGAACTCTACTTCTCCTTTTACTGCGCCTCCTGGGAACAATAACCAGATGAACACAATGGAAGACAGCATGGCCGAGGACACAATGCATGCATCTTCCCCTGCAGTTTCATTTGGTCAACCTTCTGTCTCGCCCTCTCCTGGTGATTTTGTATTTGGTTCAACACCTAGTCCATTCCAGTTTGGCGGCCAGCAGAGTCAGCCTGCTGCTCAGAACCCATCTCCATTTGCAGCATCAGGCAGTTTAGGTGCTGGAGGAAGTTTCTCATTGGGTAGCAGTGGTCCTGACAAATCAGGTCGAAAGATTGTCAAAGTTAGTAGAAATAAGAACAGAAGGAAGTGA